A window of Candidatus Eisenbacteria bacterium contains these coding sequences:
- a CDS encoding aminoacyl-histidine dipeptidase, translating to MPTSVESLEPKAVWKYFARICQIPHGSGNEKALGEAIRSWVLDKGYECEIDAIGNILARIPGSKGLETAPTVVLQGHIDMVCEKNSDKEFDFKKDPITLVRDGDWITADGTTLGADNGIGVATALAFLDHPNAVHGPLELLMTVDEETGLTGARNLDSNFVKGRMLFNLDSEEDGIFYIGCAGGRDASITLPLKSGSTPAGQAYRLDLKGLRGGHSGMDIIHNRGNAIRLLARTIRTLTRMTDLSLAALHGGDKHNAIPREAMAVVVLPVGQEETLRNVIQEQLDGFRDEFASGDPDLSLTVSQDKAPAGVLTAGSRDAVLRLILGLPYGVLAMNRDIPGKVETSSNLARVRLEQDSLTILTASRSSIASAIDGVMDQIESVALANGATVDMDEGYPGWKPDLNSRMLARAKEVWRRVHHGDAAFEVVHAGLECGIIGERYPGMDMISLGPTIENPHSPDERLHIGSVQRFFDFVGEYIRALATE from the coding sequence ATGCCAACTTCAGTGGAGTCGCTCGAACCGAAAGCCGTTTGGAAATATTTCGCCCGGATCTGCCAAATCCCGCATGGATCGGGGAATGAAAAAGCCTTGGGAGAGGCGATCAGATCCTGGGTCCTTGATAAGGGATACGAATGCGAGATCGATGCGATCGGGAATATCCTGGCCCGCATTCCAGGCTCCAAAGGCCTTGAAACAGCGCCCACCGTCGTTTTGCAGGGCCATATTGATATGGTCTGCGAGAAGAACTCCGACAAGGAGTTCGATTTCAAAAAGGATCCGATCACCCTGGTCCGCGATGGGGATTGGATCACGGCGGATGGCACAACATTGGGCGCCGACAACGGGATCGGGGTCGCGACCGCCCTGGCCTTTCTCGATCACCCCAACGCTGTTCACGGGCCGCTCGAGCTGCTGATGACGGTCGACGAGGAAACCGGATTAACCGGCGCCCGAAACCTGGATTCCAATTTTGTTAAAGGACGGATGTTGTTCAATCTCGACTCGGAGGAGGATGGGATCTTTTATATCGGATGCGCCGGCGGCCGGGACGCCTCCATAACGCTGCCGCTCAAATCAGGATCCACACCCGCCGGGCAAGCTTATCGGTTGGATCTCAAGGGGCTGCGGGGCGGTCATTCCGGGATGGATATCATACACAATCGCGGGAACGCCATCCGTCTTCTGGCCCGCACGATCCGTACTCTCACGAGGATGACGGATCTCTCTCTGGCGGCGCTTCACGGCGGTGACAAGCACAACGCCATCCCGAGGGAGGCGATGGCCGTGGTTGTTTTGCCGGTTGGGCAGGAGGAGACGCTGCGGAATGTTATACAAGAACAGCTGGATGGATTCCGGGATGAATTCGCCTCGGGTGATCCGGATCTGTCATTGACGGTGTCGCAAGACAAGGCGCCGGCCGGCGTTCTGACCGCCGGATCGAGAGACGCCGTTCTACGGTTGATCCTCGGTCTGCCCTACGGCGTCCTGGCGATGAACAGAGATATCCCCGGCAAGGTGGAGACGTCGAGTAACCTCGCCCGGGTCCGCCTCGAGCAGGATTCCCTCACCATTCTGACGGCGTCCCGTTCCTCCATCGCGTCGGCGATCGACGGTGTCATGGATCAAATTGAGTCGGTGGCGCTGGCCAACGGCGCGACCGTCGATATGGATGAGGGCTATCCGGGATGGAAGCCGGATCTGAATTCCAGGATGCTGGCCCGGGCGAAGGAGGTTTGGCGCCGGGTTCACCATGGGGATGCGGCCTTCGAGGTGGTTCATGCCGGATTGGAGTGCGGCATCATCGGTGAGAGATATCCGGGGATGGATATGATCTCGCTGGGACCGACGATCGAAAATCCGCATTCACCCGACGAACGGCTGCATATCGGATCGGTTCAACGTTTCTTTGATTTCGTCGGTGAATATATCCGAGCTCTTGCTACGGAATAA